The following proteins are encoded in a genomic region of Protaetiibacter sp. SSC-01:
- a CDS encoding NAD(P)/FAD-dependent oxidoreductase — protein sequence MTPKHDVVIIGGGHNALVAAAYLAGAGRSVLLLERQHHLGGASISAEVFPGVGARLSRYSYLVSLLPERIRRDLKLDVELARRRYSSYTPLPGTDRGLLVDTGDADATAASFAAIGAASDWDAWGAFGDDTARLAAAVWPTVTDPLLTRSEARRAVGDDRVWAELVEAPIGETVERRFADDLVRGVVLTDALIGTFAPSVDPTLAANRCFLYHVIGGGTGHWDVPVGGMGAVSGSLARAARAAGAELLTDAEVTSVTPDGEVAYRHGDEEHRVVADVVLSGVAPYVLDRLLGREGARPEGAQVKVNLLLERLPRLRDTAADPTAAFAGTFHVHEGFAALDRAHAEAAAGRIPDPMPLESYCHSLTDPGILSPELQAAGAQTLTVFALQAPDRLLDGRDPDAARAELQAAVVRSLDSVLAEPIDGVLLRDAEGRPCIETATTRDLEQSLNMPGGNIFHGPLSWPWAEDDESLSTPAERWGVATEHERILVCGSGSRRGGAVSGLGGYHAAMAVLDR from the coding sequence ATGACCCCGAAGCACGACGTCGTCATCATCGGCGGCGGCCACAACGCGCTCGTCGCGGCCGCCTACCTCGCGGGGGCGGGCCGCAGCGTCCTGCTCCTCGAGCGCCAGCACCACCTGGGCGGCGCGTCGATCTCGGCCGAGGTGTTCCCGGGCGTCGGCGCACGCCTCTCGCGCTACTCCTACCTCGTGAGCCTGCTGCCCGAGCGCATCCGCCGCGACCTGAAGCTCGACGTCGAGCTCGCGCGTCGCCGCTACTCCTCCTACACGCCGCTGCCCGGCACCGACCGCGGCCTGCTCGTCGACACGGGCGACGCGGATGCCACCGCGGCGAGCTTCGCGGCGATCGGCGCAGCATCCGACTGGGACGCCTGGGGCGCGTTCGGCGACGACACGGCTCGACTCGCGGCCGCCGTCTGGCCGACGGTGACCGATCCGCTGCTCACCCGCTCGGAGGCCCGACGCGCCGTCGGCGACGACCGCGTGTGGGCGGAGCTCGTGGAGGCGCCCATCGGCGAGACCGTCGAGCGCCGCTTCGCCGACGACCTCGTGCGCGGCGTCGTGCTCACCGACGCGCTCATCGGCACCTTCGCGCCCTCCGTCGACCCCACGCTCGCCGCGAACCGCTGCTTCCTGTACCACGTGATCGGCGGCGGCACGGGGCACTGGGACGTGCCCGTGGGCGGCATGGGCGCCGTGTCGGGGTCGCTCGCGCGCGCGGCCCGCGCGGCCGGCGCCGAGCTGCTGACGGATGCCGAGGTCACCTCCGTCACCCCCGACGGCGAGGTCGCCTACCGCCACGGCGACGAGGAGCACCGTGTCGTGGCGGACGTCGTGCTCTCGGGCGTCGCGCCGTACGTGCTCGACCGTCTGCTCGGGCGCGAGGGCGCGCGCCCCGAGGGCGCCCAGGTGAAGGTCAACCTGCTGCTCGAGCGCCTCCCCCGGCTGCGCGACACCGCCGCCGACCCGACCGCCGCGTTCGCCGGCACCTTCCACGTGCACGAGGGCTTCGCCGCACTCGACCGCGCCCACGCCGAGGCGGCCGCGGGCCGCATCCCCGACCCGATGCCCCTCGAGAGCTACTGCCACTCGCTCACCGACCCCGGCATCCTGTCGCCCGAGCTTCAGGCGGCGGGGGCGCAGACCCTCACGGTGTTCGCGCTGCAGGCTCCCGACCGCCTGCTCGACGGACGGGACCCGGATGCCGCGCGCGCCGAGCTGCAGGCCGCCGTGGTGCGCTCGCTCGACTCGGTGCTCGCCGAGCCGATCGACGGCGTGCTGCTGCGCGACGCGGAGGGGCGACCGTGCATCGAGACGGCGACGACGCGCGACCTCGAGCAGAGCCTCAACATGCCGGGCGGGAACATCTTCCACGGGCCGCTCTCGTGGCCGTGGGCGGAGGACGACGAGTCGCTCTCGACGCCCGCCGAGCGCTGGGGCGTCGCGACCGAGCACGAGCGCATCCTCGTGTGCGGTTCCGGCTCCCGCCGCGGTGGCGCGGTCTCGGGCCTCGGCGGCTACCACGCCGCGATGGCCGTGCTCGACCGCTGA